From the genome of Pelmatolapia mariae isolate MD_Pm_ZW linkage group LG12, Pm_UMD_F_2, whole genome shotgun sequence, one region includes:
- the morc2 gene encoding ATPase MORC2 isoform X1 — MAYSSYSNLSRAQLTFEYLHTNSTTHEFLFGALAELVDNSRDANATRIDIYTEKKTELRGGYMLCFLDDGTGMDPSETTHVIQFGKSNKRSPESTQIGQYGNGLKSGSMRIGKDFILFTKKNDTLTCLFLSRTFHEEEGLDEVIVPLPSWDLKTKEPLTSDPEKYAIETELIFKYSPFKNEKQLMEQFNKIEGNSGTLVIIYNLKLMDNGEPELDVETDHQDILMAGTPAEGVKPERRSFRAYAAVLYIDPRMRIFIQGHKVRTKRLSCCLYKPRCYKYSSTRFKTRAEQEVKKADHLAKIAEEKAREAESKRMALEARLGEDLSKDSRAILRKVQDTAMMLRRDADMKKRILEAKQKALKEPKELNFIFGVNIEQRDLDGMFVYNCSRLIKMYEKTGPQLEGGMACGGVVGVVDVPYLVLEPTHNKQDFADAKEYRHLLKSMGEHLAQYWKDTNIAQKGIVKFWDEFGYLSASWSAPPSSELRYKRRRAMEIPLTIQCDKCLKWRTLPFQMDAVDKRYPDSWVCLMNPDSTQDRCDAPEQKQNLPSGVLKKDKPTAEDKQKEIAEKIKQQQEKLEALQKTSTIKSAADVRKLPLEVSMKPTESSSQATRSSERSVARPRSPPLPAHLKNAPSAPPGRSASQRPTRTSAITPTPPKVEPSRSRAAAKPPPSAAKPVPKATAKTPPPSRSSRASAKASPAKPAAAGQRKRIIEQEESEEEEEEEEEEEEEEGSEESEEEPQTKKSKMAAAATNRGKVVEKAPPPKRGKLDEVKTHSQLEKKGVSASTRQAPTTPSSAPKSISTHGAKEKAPDKALQQEPENDTKNAQKDKGLLVEVRVNKEWYTGKVIAVEANKQSVRWKVKFDYVPRSTPKDRWVFKGSDEVRLMRPPSPISQTPDTQQETEKGPAPMEPDTTQPGTSREVTDSLVTMLRTMLRYFFPPAFRIPKDDVNSMTAEELVAFPLKEYFQQYESGLQSLCNSYQSRADARAKAVEEKNNNTELKLKEADEKLQKLRTNIVALLQKVQEDIDINTDDELDAYIEDLLTKGD, encoded by the exons ATGGCCTACTCTAGCTACAGCAACCTGAGCAGGGCTCAGCTCACCTTTGAATACCTGCACACAAATTC GACAACACATGAGTTCTTATTTGGAGCCTTGGCAGAACTTGTGGACAATTCAAG AGATGCTAATGCCACACGTATAGACATCTACACAG aaaaaaaaacagagctgaGGGGTGGCTACATGCTTTGTTTTCTGGATGATGGTACTGGGATGGACCCAA GTGAGACAACCCATGTGATTCAGTTTGGAAAGTCAAACAAACGGTCTCCTGAGTCCACTCAGATTGGCCAGTATGGAAACGGACTGAAATC GGGCTCTATGCGCATCGGAAAAGACTTTATCTTGTTCACAAAAAAGAACGACACACTGACTTGCCTCTTCCTGTCGAGGACTTTCCATGAAGAGGAGGGTCTGGATGAG GTGATAGTGCCTCTTCCTTCCTGGGATCTGAAGACCAAGGAGCCGCTGACGTCTGATCCAGAAAAGTACGCCATAGAGACCGAACTGATCTTCAAATACTCaccttttaaaaatgaaaagcagcTGATGGAGCAGTTCAACAAAATAGAAGGCAACAGCG GAACGCTAGTGATAATCTATAATTTGAAGCTGATGGACAATGGAGAACCAGAGCTGGATGTAGAGACAGACCACCAGGACATACTGATGGCTGGGACACCTGCTGAAGGAGT GAAGCCAGAGAGAAGATCGTTCAGGGCGTACGCTGCTGTTTTGTACATTGACCCACGCATGAGGATTTTTATCCAGGGTCATAAAGTCAGGACTAAGAGACTTTCGTGTTGTCTTTATAAACCAAG GTGTTATAAATACTCATCAACTCGGTTCAAGACCCGTGCTGAGCAAGAAGTTAAGAAAGCTGATCATCTTGCAAAGATTG CGGAGGAGAAGGCCAGAGAGGCGGAGAGTAAACGCATGGCTTTGGAGGCCAGATTAGGAGAGGACCTATCAAAAGACTCCCGG GCAATTTTGAGAAAAGTTCAAGATACAGCCATGATGCTGCGAAGGGATGCTGACATGAAAAAAAGGATTCTTGAAGCCAAACAAAA AGCATTAAAGGAGCCCAAGGAGCTGAATTTTATATTTGGAGTGAACATTGAACAGAGGGACCTGGATGGGATGTTTGTGTACAACTGCTCTCGTCTCATTAAGATGTATGAAAAGACTGGTCCTCAACTGGAGGGAGGCAT GGCATGTGGTGGTGTAGTTGGAGTAGTGGATGTCCCATATTTAGTTCTAGAGCCTACTCACAACAAGCAAGACTTTGCGGATGCTAAAGAGTATCGACATTTACTAAAATCCATGGGGGAGCATCTGGCTCAGTACTGGAAGGACACAAACATCG CACAGAAAGGCATAGTGAAGTTCTGGGATGAGTTTGGATATCTGTCTGCCAGCTGGTCTGCACCTCCATCATCAGAGTTGAGATACAAGAGACGCCGTGCCATGGAGATACCACTTACTATTCAGTGTG ataaatgTTTAAAGTGGAGAACGCTGCCTTTCCAGATGGATGCAGTGGACAAACGCTACCCAGACAGTTGGGTGTGTCTCATGAACCCTGACAGCACTCAGGACAG ATGTGACGCTCCTGAACAGAAACAGAATCTCCCATCTGGTGTTTTGAAGAAAGATAAGCCAACAGCtgaagacaaacaaaaagagaTAGCAGAGAAAatcaaacagcagcaggagaagCTGGAGGCCTTGCAG AAAACCAGCACCATCAAATCTGCGGCAGATGTAAGAAAGCTCCCATTGGAGGTTAGCATGAAACCAACAGAGAGTTCCTCtcag GCAACCAGGTCTTCTGAAAGGTCTGTTGCACGCCCACGCTCCCCACCACTCCCAGCTCACCTCAAAAATGCCCCAAGTGCCCCACCAGGACGTAGTGCTTCTCAGCGGCCCACCCGAACATCAGCCATAACACCAACTCCACCAAAGGTTGAGCCATCCAGGTCCAGAGCTGCAGCAAAACCTCCTCCATCTGCAGCAAAACCTGTTCCCAAAGCTACTGCCAAAACACCTCCACCCAGCCGCAGCTCACGG GCATCCGCCAAAGCTTCACCTGCCAAACCAGCAGCTGCTGGACAGCGCAAGAGAATAATAGAGCAGGAGGAGagtgaggaagaagaagaagaagaggaggaggaggaagaagaagaaggcagCGAGGAGAGTGAAGAAGAaccacagacaaaaaaatccaaGATGGCTGCAGCTGCCACTAACCGTGGCAAAGTCGTAGAGAAGGCCCCACCTCCCAAACGTGGAAAGTTGGATGAG GTTAAAACACACTCTCAACTTGAGAAGAAAGGAGTGTCTGCCTCTACACGGCAGGCACCAACAACACCATCCTCTGCCCCTAAATCCATTTCTACACACGGGGCTAAAGAAAAG GCACCTGATAAAGCTCTACAACAGGAACCAGAAAACGACACTAAAAATGCTCAGAAAG ATAAGGGTCTGCTGGTCGAAGTACGTGTGAATAAGGAGTGGTATACGGGCAAAGTCATCGCTGTTGAGGCGAATAAACAAAGTGTTCGCTGGAAAGTTAAATTTGACTATGTACCTCGGTCCACCCCTAAAGATCGATG GGTATTTAAGGGTAGCGATGAAGTCCGGCTGATGCGACCACCATCTCCAATCTCTCAGACACCTGACACCCAGCAGGAGACCGAGAAGGGTCCGGCACCCATGGAGCCAGACACTACTCAGCCAGGAACCAGCCGAGaggtgactgacagcctggtcACCATGTTGAG AACAATGCTGCGTTACTTCTTTCCTCCTGCTTTTCGGATCCCAAAGGACGATGTTAATAGCATGACAGCCGAGGAGCTGGTTGCCTTTCCTTTG AAAGAGTATTTCCAGCAGTATGAATCGGGCCTGCAGTCATTGTGTAATTCATACCAGAGCAGAGCTGATGCCAGGGCCAAAGCTGTGgaggagaaaaacaacaacactgagCTCAAACTAAAGGAGGCAGACGAGAAATTACAGAAACTCCGAACAAACATTGTGGCCCTTCTGCAGAAAGTACAAGAG GATATTGACATAAACACAGATGATGAACTTGATGCTTACATAGAAGACCTCCTTACAAAGGGtgattaa
- the morc2 gene encoding ATPase MORC2 isoform X2, with the protein MAYSSYSNLSRAQLTFEYLHTNSTTHEFLFGALAELVDNSRDANATRIDIYTEKKTELRGGYMLCFLDDGTGMDPSETTHVIQFGKSNKRSPESTQIGQYGNGLKSGSMRIGKDFILFTKKNDTLTCLFLSRTFHEEEGLDEVIVPLPSWDLKTKEPLTSDPEKYAIETELIFKYSPFKNEKQLMEQFNKIEGNSGTLVIIYNLKLMDNGEPELDVETDHQDILMAGTPAEGVKPERRSFRAYAAVLYIDPRMRIFIQGHKVRTKRLSCCLYKPRCYKYSSTRFKTRAEQEVKKADHLAKIAEEKAREAESKRMALEARLGEDLSKDSRAILRKVQDTAMMLRRDADMKKRILEAKQKALKEPKELNFIFGVNIEQRDLDGMFVYNCSRLIKMYEKTGPQLEGGMACGGVVGVVDVPYLVLEPTHNKQDFADAKEYRHLLKSMGEHLAQYWKDTNIAQKGIVKFWDEFGYLSASWSAPPSSELRYKRRRAMEIPLTIQCDKCLKWRTLPFQMDAVDKRYPDSWVCLMNPDSTQDRCDAPEQKQNLPSGVLKKDKPTAEDKQKEIAEKIKQQQEKLEALQKTSTIKSAADVRKLPLEVSMKPTESSSQATRSSERSVARPRSPPLPAHLKNAPSAPPGRSASQRPTRTSAITPTPPKVEPSRSRAAAKPPPSAAKPVPKATAKTPPPSRSSRASAKASPAKPAAAGQRKRIIEQEESEEEEEEEEEEEEEEGSEESEEEPQTKKSKMAAAATNRGKVVEKAPPPKRGKLDEAPDKALQQEPENDTKNAQKDKGLLVEVRVNKEWYTGKVIAVEANKQSVRWKVKFDYVPRSTPKDRWVFKGSDEVRLMRPPSPISQTPDTQQETEKGPAPMEPDTTQPGTSREVTDSLVTMLRTMLRYFFPPAFRIPKDDVNSMTAEELVAFPLKEYFQQYESGLQSLCNSYQSRADARAKAVEEKNNNTELKLKEADEKLQKLRTNIVALLQKVQEDIDINTDDELDAYIEDLLTKGD; encoded by the exons ATGGCCTACTCTAGCTACAGCAACCTGAGCAGGGCTCAGCTCACCTTTGAATACCTGCACACAAATTC GACAACACATGAGTTCTTATTTGGAGCCTTGGCAGAACTTGTGGACAATTCAAG AGATGCTAATGCCACACGTATAGACATCTACACAG aaaaaaaaacagagctgaGGGGTGGCTACATGCTTTGTTTTCTGGATGATGGTACTGGGATGGACCCAA GTGAGACAACCCATGTGATTCAGTTTGGAAAGTCAAACAAACGGTCTCCTGAGTCCACTCAGATTGGCCAGTATGGAAACGGACTGAAATC GGGCTCTATGCGCATCGGAAAAGACTTTATCTTGTTCACAAAAAAGAACGACACACTGACTTGCCTCTTCCTGTCGAGGACTTTCCATGAAGAGGAGGGTCTGGATGAG GTGATAGTGCCTCTTCCTTCCTGGGATCTGAAGACCAAGGAGCCGCTGACGTCTGATCCAGAAAAGTACGCCATAGAGACCGAACTGATCTTCAAATACTCaccttttaaaaatgaaaagcagcTGATGGAGCAGTTCAACAAAATAGAAGGCAACAGCG GAACGCTAGTGATAATCTATAATTTGAAGCTGATGGACAATGGAGAACCAGAGCTGGATGTAGAGACAGACCACCAGGACATACTGATGGCTGGGACACCTGCTGAAGGAGT GAAGCCAGAGAGAAGATCGTTCAGGGCGTACGCTGCTGTTTTGTACATTGACCCACGCATGAGGATTTTTATCCAGGGTCATAAAGTCAGGACTAAGAGACTTTCGTGTTGTCTTTATAAACCAAG GTGTTATAAATACTCATCAACTCGGTTCAAGACCCGTGCTGAGCAAGAAGTTAAGAAAGCTGATCATCTTGCAAAGATTG CGGAGGAGAAGGCCAGAGAGGCGGAGAGTAAACGCATGGCTTTGGAGGCCAGATTAGGAGAGGACCTATCAAAAGACTCCCGG GCAATTTTGAGAAAAGTTCAAGATACAGCCATGATGCTGCGAAGGGATGCTGACATGAAAAAAAGGATTCTTGAAGCCAAACAAAA AGCATTAAAGGAGCCCAAGGAGCTGAATTTTATATTTGGAGTGAACATTGAACAGAGGGACCTGGATGGGATGTTTGTGTACAACTGCTCTCGTCTCATTAAGATGTATGAAAAGACTGGTCCTCAACTGGAGGGAGGCAT GGCATGTGGTGGTGTAGTTGGAGTAGTGGATGTCCCATATTTAGTTCTAGAGCCTACTCACAACAAGCAAGACTTTGCGGATGCTAAAGAGTATCGACATTTACTAAAATCCATGGGGGAGCATCTGGCTCAGTACTGGAAGGACACAAACATCG CACAGAAAGGCATAGTGAAGTTCTGGGATGAGTTTGGATATCTGTCTGCCAGCTGGTCTGCACCTCCATCATCAGAGTTGAGATACAAGAGACGCCGTGCCATGGAGATACCACTTACTATTCAGTGTG ataaatgTTTAAAGTGGAGAACGCTGCCTTTCCAGATGGATGCAGTGGACAAACGCTACCCAGACAGTTGGGTGTGTCTCATGAACCCTGACAGCACTCAGGACAG ATGTGACGCTCCTGAACAGAAACAGAATCTCCCATCTGGTGTTTTGAAGAAAGATAAGCCAACAGCtgaagacaaacaaaaagagaTAGCAGAGAAAatcaaacagcagcaggagaagCTGGAGGCCTTGCAG AAAACCAGCACCATCAAATCTGCGGCAGATGTAAGAAAGCTCCCATTGGAGGTTAGCATGAAACCAACAGAGAGTTCCTCtcag GCAACCAGGTCTTCTGAAAGGTCTGTTGCACGCCCACGCTCCCCACCACTCCCAGCTCACCTCAAAAATGCCCCAAGTGCCCCACCAGGACGTAGTGCTTCTCAGCGGCCCACCCGAACATCAGCCATAACACCAACTCCACCAAAGGTTGAGCCATCCAGGTCCAGAGCTGCAGCAAAACCTCCTCCATCTGCAGCAAAACCTGTTCCCAAAGCTACTGCCAAAACACCTCCACCCAGCCGCAGCTCACGG GCATCCGCCAAAGCTTCACCTGCCAAACCAGCAGCTGCTGGACAGCGCAAGAGAATAATAGAGCAGGAGGAGagtgaggaagaagaagaagaagaggaggaggaggaagaagaagaaggcagCGAGGAGAGTGAAGAAGAaccacagacaaaaaaatccaaGATGGCTGCAGCTGCCACTAACCGTGGCAAAGTCGTAGAGAAGGCCCCACCTCCCAAACGTGGAAAGTTGGATGAG GCACCTGATAAAGCTCTACAACAGGAACCAGAAAACGACACTAAAAATGCTCAGAAAG ATAAGGGTCTGCTGGTCGAAGTACGTGTGAATAAGGAGTGGTATACGGGCAAAGTCATCGCTGTTGAGGCGAATAAACAAAGTGTTCGCTGGAAAGTTAAATTTGACTATGTACCTCGGTCCACCCCTAAAGATCGATG GGTATTTAAGGGTAGCGATGAAGTCCGGCTGATGCGACCACCATCTCCAATCTCTCAGACACCTGACACCCAGCAGGAGACCGAGAAGGGTCCGGCACCCATGGAGCCAGACACTACTCAGCCAGGAACCAGCCGAGaggtgactgacagcctggtcACCATGTTGAG AACAATGCTGCGTTACTTCTTTCCTCCTGCTTTTCGGATCCCAAAGGACGATGTTAATAGCATGACAGCCGAGGAGCTGGTTGCCTTTCCTTTG AAAGAGTATTTCCAGCAGTATGAATCGGGCCTGCAGTCATTGTGTAATTCATACCAGAGCAGAGCTGATGCCAGGGCCAAAGCTGTGgaggagaaaaacaacaacactgagCTCAAACTAAAGGAGGCAGACGAGAAATTACAGAAACTCCGAACAAACATTGTGGCCCTTCTGCAGAAAGTACAAGAG GATATTGACATAAACACAGATGATGAACTTGATGCTTACATAGAAGACCTCCTTACAAAGGGtgattaa
- the zgc:158398 gene encoding transmembrane protein 248 isoform X1 — translation MMGFWQPLTNLRDYVSQNPPGTTFFLCLLTLAISFLCLSSYSNTHTLPNPDITKDWNRVLSSLSTFRLCVKANELNSSVQSPLIKQEEDRKTSVNSAKSPPSVTHLHLKVPLALVTSSSPSVSLRDLSLHTTLRASQLLIGGNENVNLTLEFLSDNGSYTCLTISAPSDLLPTSVRPPECPESEKNISSFYVEASNQLPTASPTCYSLNFKDDPTLTVMLTQEEQSVAVQHLLEVSVCLLGVCLMLCIAACQPHALKRRNQWNGLNQQSEPLIDS, via the exons ATGATGGGTTTCTGGCAGCCGCTGACTAATCTTAGAGATTATGTGTCACAGAATCCTCCAGGGACTACGTTTTTCCTGTGTTTGCTAACTCTGGCTATTTCATTTCTCTGCCTTAGTTCTTACAGCAACACTCACACTCTGCCTAACCCTGACATAACAAAG GACTGGAACCGTGTGTTGTCCTCCTTATCAACATTCCGCCTATGTGTGAAAGCAAATGAGCTTAATTCCTCAGTCCAATCACCTCTAATCAAGCAGGAAGAGGACAGAAAGACCTCAGTTAACTCAGCAAAGAGTCCTCCTTCTGTCACCCATTTACATCTCAAGGTTCCTCTTGCTCTTGTGACTTCCAGCTCTCCGAGTGTCTCGCTGAGAGATCTCAGTCTACATACAACCTTGAGAGCCAGTCAGCTGCTTATTGGAG gcaatgaaaatgttaatttgACACTAGAGTTTCTATCTGACAATGGTAGCTACACCTGCCTCACTATAAGTGCCCCAAGTGACCTCCTGCCAACAAGTGT TCGTCCTCCAGAGTGCCCTGAGTCAGAGAAAAATATTTCATCCTTCTATGTGGAGGCAAGTAACCAGCTACCTACAGCATCACCAACCTGCTACAGTCTGAACTTCAAGGATGATCCCACTCTTACAGTCATGTTAACACAG GAGGAACAGAGTGTGGCAGTGCAACATCTGTTGGAAGTCAGTGTGTGTCTCCTTGGAGTTTGTTTGATGCTCTGTATAGCTGCTTGTCAACCACATGCACTAAAACGCCGCAACCAATGGAATGGACTGAACCAACAAAGT GAACCCTTAATAGACAGCTGA
- the zgc:158398 gene encoding transmembrane protein 248 isoform X2, with translation MSIDWNRVLSSLSTFRLCVKANELNSSVQSPLIKQEEDRKTSVNSAKSPPSVTHLHLKVPLALVTSSSPSVSLRDLSLHTTLRASQLLIGGNENVNLTLEFLSDNGSYTCLTISAPSDLLPTSVRPPECPESEKNISSFYVEASNQLPTASPTCYSLNFKDDPTLTVMLTQEEQSVAVQHLLEVSVCLLGVCLMLCIAACQPHALKRRNQWNGLNQQSEPLIDS, from the exons ATGAGTATA GACTGGAACCGTGTGTTGTCCTCCTTATCAACATTCCGCCTATGTGTGAAAGCAAATGAGCTTAATTCCTCAGTCCAATCACCTCTAATCAAGCAGGAAGAGGACAGAAAGACCTCAGTTAACTCAGCAAAGAGTCCTCCTTCTGTCACCCATTTACATCTCAAGGTTCCTCTTGCTCTTGTGACTTCCAGCTCTCCGAGTGTCTCGCTGAGAGATCTCAGTCTACATACAACCTTGAGAGCCAGTCAGCTGCTTATTGGAG gcaatgaaaatgttaatttgACACTAGAGTTTCTATCTGACAATGGTAGCTACACCTGCCTCACTATAAGTGCCCCAAGTGACCTCCTGCCAACAAGTGT TCGTCCTCCAGAGTGCCCTGAGTCAGAGAAAAATATTTCATCCTTCTATGTGGAGGCAAGTAACCAGCTACCTACAGCATCACCAACCTGCTACAGTCTGAACTTCAAGGATGATCCCACTCTTACAGTCATGTTAACACAG GAGGAACAGAGTGTGGCAGTGCAACATCTGTTGGAAGTCAGTGTGTGTCTCCTTGGAGTTTGTTTGATGCTCTGTATAGCTGCTTGTCAACCACATGCACTAAAACGCCGCAACCAATGGAATGGACTGAACCAACAAAGT GAACCCTTAATAGACAGCTGA
- the LOC134639355 gene encoding piggyBac transposable element-derived protein 3-like — MASVSLPRRKNLSTQQALALLQEMDEADSDGGEVSFVQQATDTSSEESEKETEQEPNMPPRKRPRGTGKPSQSHTAKDGTVWAEEDIGMPSAVANRSCFTSQAGPTESAKRKITSVLQSCLCLLDMEMLQTIRECTVHQARRTEPDWNLSVHELMAFISILFVRPIMCPVGAIVDCWSERFLVPVIKETMPRDRFISIMQHLRFDDKDTRAERVKTDKFAAISDIWTRFNENCAKSFTPGEHMTIDEQLFPTKVRCPFTQYIATKPDKYGIKFWMATDLDTKYVCSASPYLGKDPSHQKGERLAENMVMKLMEPFLDDGRNVTTHNFFTSLSLSHRLLQRKTTLLGTVNKVRHELPQLARMYSVRAATRRWPVAVFYNMLDLAAVNAYILYKACTGWTGKRRLFLSLLAQELRCRFMQHKEKLAQRQAAAAAVPGTVKTTQCQVQESCNRNRSRFTCATCQKFTCAKCRDDGHWVCKRCKV; from the exons ATGGCCTCCGTATCACTGCCACGCAGGAAGAACCTCTCCACGCAACAGGCTTTGGCCTTGCTTCAGGAAATGGACGAAGCAGACTCTGATGGAGGAGAGGTTTCATTTGTCCAGCAGGCCACTGATACCTCCTCAGAAGAATCTGAAAAGGAGACGGAACAAGAACCCAACATGCCTCCAAGGAAGAGGCCCCGTGGTACTGGAAagcccagccagagccacacGGCAAAAGACGGCACTGTGTGGGCAGAGGAGGACATTGGAATGCCCAGTGCAGTAGCAAATCGCTCGTGCTTCACTTCGCAAGCTGGACCCACAGAGTCTGCTAAG CGTAAGATTACAAGTGTGCTCCAAAGCTGCCTTTGCCTGTTAGACATGGAaatgctgcagaccatcagggagTGTACGGTCCATCAAGCCCGCAGAACAGAGCCGGACTGGAATTTGTCAGTTCATGAACTGATGGCATTCATTTCAATTCTGTTTGTAAGACCAATCATGTGTCCCGTTGGTGCCATTGTGGATTGCTGGTCAGAAAGATTTCTGGTGCCAGTAATCAAAGAGACAATGCCCCGAGATAGATTCATTTCAATTATGCAACACCTTCGATTTGATGACAAGGACACGCGGGCAGAACGGGTGAAAACCGACAAATTTGCAGCAATCTCCGACATCTGGACACGCTTCAACGAGAACTGTGCtaagagtttcactccaggagaacacatgaccatagatgaacagctgttccctaccaaggttcgttgtccattcacacagtatatcgcaaccaagccagacaaatatgggatcaagttctggatggccacggatttggacaccaaatatgtctgcagtgcatctccttacttgggaaaggaccccagtcatcagaagggagagaggctggcagagaacatggtcatgaaactgatggagccgtttttggatgatgggagaaatgtcacaacgcacaatttctttacttcactgtcactgtcgcacagactgctgcagcgcaaaacaacgttactgggcacagtgaataaagtccggcatgaacttcctcaacttgcgcggatgtattccgtaagagcagcaacacgcaggtggccagtagcggttttctacaatatgctggacctggcggcggtgaatgcctacattttgtacaaggcatgtacagggtggacaggcaaaagaagattgtttctgagtcttctagctcaggaacttcgttgccgattcatgcagcacaaggaaaaattagcacagaggcaggctgctgcagctgctgtgccagggactgtaaagacaacgcagtgccaggtgcaagagagctgcaacaggaatcgcagcaggtttacctgtgcaacatgtcagaaattcacctgtgccaaatgcagggatgatggacactgggtctgcaaacgctgtaaagtttga
- the plbd2 gene encoding putative phospholipase B-like 2, whose protein sequence is MACRRNGADRVRSFTEVLDLLKMFLLLFCLFAAVRAEIRTAVIDKQTGQLSVIEGYQEDFVAWANFTDDIETSGWSFLEVTTSSRYNDSIQAYAAGAVEAAVTSQLIYKHWMNTLMGYCEPLMYESAYCERLKSFIITNMQWIQDQIEKNPNSPYWYQVRLALLQLKGLEDSYNDQLSLPIGSFSLNPFGFLLFQMGGDLEDLESALNKSSQTRPIGSGSCSALIKLLPNNKELLVSHDTWNTYQAMLRIMKKYIFAFKVSSLDNYVLPGRTQAFSSYPGSIFSGDDFYILSSGLVTLETTIGNSNPALWKYVQPTGTVMEWLRNIVANRLAATGKDWADIFTKYNSGTYNNQWMIVNYNLFTPGKTDITEGLFVVLEQIPGLIIYADKTQELLKKGYWASYNIPYYVEIFNKSGCNELVEKFGPWFSLDQNPRAQIFRRNQTDVTDVDSMVRLMRYNNFKEDPLSKCDGCDPPENGENAISARSDLNPANGTYPFGALKQRPHGGTDMKLTSYEMFREYGMVAVSGPTWDQVPPFQWSSSPYKDLLHMGQPDVWRFKPIKVTWTP, encoded by the exons atGGCGTGCAGGCGGAACGGAGCTGATCGTGTTAGAAGTTTTACAGAGGTTTTAGATCTTTTAAAGatgtttctgcttttgttttgtttgtttgcggCCGTTCGAGCAGAAATACGAACGGCTGTGATCGACAAGCAAACCGGACAGCTGTCTGTCATAGAGGGATATCAGGAGGATTTTGTGGCTTGGGCGAATTTCACTGATGATATTGAAACGTCAGG cTGGTCTTTCTTGGAGGTGACTACCAGCAGTCGGTACAACGACAGCATCCAGGCTTACGCTGCAGGTGCAGTTGAGGCTGCAGTAACGTCTCAG CTGATCTATAAACACTGGATGAACACTCTAATGGGTTACTGTGAACCCTTGATGTATGAATCTGCCTACTGCGAGCGCCTTAAGTCTTTCATCATAACCAACATGCAGTGGATTCAGGACCAAATAGAGAAAAATCCAAACTCACCCTACTGGTACCAG GTGCGTCTGGCATTGCTGCAGCTCAAAGGTTTGGAGGACAGCTACAATGATCAGCTGTCTTTGCCAATAGGGTCATTCTCCCTCAACCCATTTGGCTTCCT ACTTTTCCAAATGGGCGGAGACCTTGAGGACCTGGAATCGGCTCTGAATAAATCCAGTCAAACCCGACCCATTGGCTCTGGCTCCTGCTCTGCACTGATTAAGCTTCTGCCTAACAATAAGGAACTGCTGGTGTCACATGACACCTGGAACACCTACCAGGCCATGCTGCGCATAAtgaagaaatacatttttgccTTTAAAGTTTCTTCTCTAG ACAACTATGTTCTTCCTGGAAGAACTCAGGCGTTCTCATCCTACCCTGGATCCATCTTCTCTGGGGATGACTTTTATATCCTAAGCAGCGGCTTG GTTACTTTGGAAACCACCATTGGCAACAGCAACCCTGCTCTCTGGAAATATGTTCAGCCCACTGGAACAGTCATGGAGTGGCTGAGGAACATTGTTGCAAATCGACTCGCTGCTACTGGCAAGGACTGGGCAGACATTTTCACGAAGTACAACAGTGGAAC TTACAACAACCAGTGGATGATTGTCAACTACAACCTCTTCACTCCAGGGAAGACTGACATCACAGAAGGGCTCTTTGTCGTGTTGGAGCAGATTCC AGGACTCATCATTTACGCTGATAAAACTCAGGAACTGCTGAAGAAAGGATACTGGGCTAGTTACAACATACC GTACTATGTGGAGATATTTAATAAGAGTGGCTGCAATGAGTTGGTTGAGAAGTTTGGCCCGTGGTTCTCTCTGGACCAGAATCCTCGGGCTCAGATTTTCCGGAGAAACCAGACAGATGTTACAGATGTGGACTCAATGGTCCGCCTCATGAG GTATAATAACTTTAAGGAAGATCCACTCTCAAAGTGTGACGGCTGTGATCCACCTGAGAACGGAGAGAATGCGATCTCAGCGCGGTCAGACCTGAACCCAGCTAATGGAACATATCCATTTGGCGCCTTAAAGCAGAGACCACACGGAGGAACAGACATGaag CTGACCTCCTACGAGATGTTCCGAGAGTACGGCATGGTGGCAGTGAGCGGTCCAACCTGGGACCAAGTGCCACCCTTCCAGTGGAGCTCTTCCCCCTACAAAGACCTGCTACACATGGGTCAGCCTGATGTATGGCGTTTCAAGCCTATAAAAGTCACCTGGACTCCTTAA